TCGAGCCGAATCTCTCTTCCCTCCTCCCTAACCGTCTCGTTCCTCCGACGTAGaatattttctctctaatatgAGTAGTTTTACATGTCATTTTAGTCGTCTCTCTTAGATATGACAGCAGTTGCGCATATCCGCCGCCatatttgaaaaagtcgatCGCCGAAAAACAGCAGAAGGAGCGATTCGGCATTACCTCTCCGCTCTCTGAACAATCAAGTAGCCTTTAAGGTACGTTTCACGGACTCGTCGCGTTATGGGATCCCTCTTAATATAGAGAGTTTAGGAGTAGACCACGTTTTTCCAATCGAATTAACTCTATAATTCAGTCTACGTGTTTCAACGGCCagacgtttaattaatgaaccCATAAGGTTCGCTTTCACAGTCAGTGGATCAAACAATCGCGCTATAATTAGGAAACttgaaaattaattaaatattttgatttctttagtttctatactttgattcgaagacAGTGAAGTGACagcgatgaagaagaagaagaagagaagaagctgCTTCGTGTCAGTGTAGAACTGAAGCAGAAGATTCCGCCTGAGCATCCAGCAGTCAGAATTCACAACAGAGGTATAACCTGTGACCATATTTGATAGGTGACACGTGGGGACTTTGTAGTGTGGGGTGCAGTATCTCTTTGGGCTTGAGAACTCCTCTCAGGGTCAATGACATACTGCTTAGGAGTAGGTTGCGTAAAAAAGTGCTTTCTGGAGAGTTTGATGTGGCGTTGATATGAATCAAGTTTTGACGAAGTTATGCATGTGCTTTCGAATCTGGGATTTGGGCGTGCGGGGTTTATTTCGTGGAGTTCTGGTGTGAGAACCGTTGtctaaaatttaaaaaacgtaaaagcgattttctctctcagaTTTCAcctgaaaaatcaaatatttgCTGTGGGATCTCAATTTAAATTAGCGATACTGCCCGTTTTCGCGAAGACTCAACCACTAACAAAAGTCTAGAATATCAAATATTAGTGTAAAAGGCCGCTGGCCGAAACAACAGCAGAAGGGGCGTTTACcattaaataatcaaataattaaaagtATCAAAAAACAATCTACCTATACAGAGAGCTGTATAGGTAACAAAAGTAAACAGTCTACCCatacagaaagctgtataAGTAACCAGCAGTCTACCCATACAGAAAGCCGTAGGAGTAACAAAACTAACAAAAGTAAACAGTGTACCCATACAGCTCTCTGTATAAGTAACTCAACAGTCTACCTATACAGAGAACTGTATAGGCAACAAAACTAAACAGTCTACGCATATAATGATTGTGTATTATTGATGTATTTTAATTAGCCTGTAAAGCGGAAGAAGCAAGGACGCAGAGGCAATGCCAAGTTGCTCAACGAACACGAAAAGGGAACATCATCGCGCTTTTTgttattcttttttatagTGCATGAAATTTAGTACATAGATATAGGAGGCTTTCGATCTCCAGGGTATGGAGACGAAAGCAGCGCGCATTTTAGCTTAGGAACGCGCGCAGGCATACACCTTGCACGTCGCGCGCGTACACATTCTCGCAAATGTAGGTAAAGTCATGttaaaatttttattaaaaatatcCCGTATGTccaaaataaaattttaaaaacgTCCTCACCCGTCTCtcctccctcctcctccttgtcGTTGTCCCTGCGTCGCCGCTCCAGTGagagactgagactgcagtctccACAGTggactttaacccaagtccagAGGGGGAAAGGCACATTGACCTCCAGGAGGGAGACTAtcacccaagtccccagggaAGAGCGGATTATCCTCCAGCCCTCAAGGAGCGAGACTTTAtcccaagtccccagggggACAGCTGATTAGCCTCCGGCTGCCAGGGAGGGAGGAGCtcattaacctccagcccacaaggagggagactttcacccaagtccccagggtcatcgcttcgtctacgtcatcttCTTTATGCATACAAACATCGTCGAGAACTAAAATAAGAactaaaatttgaattttgaattcTAGTTAAATACAcgtattatttatttaccttgatATGGGAGAGGGAAGATTgtgaaagaggaggagggacTTGATGCATCTTCACATATAACTATCTACAAAAAAGCCAATTTTAGACAAAATTTGAggtgtgacgtcaatttggcAGCGCGATATCAAACAGGAAACCAAACCCCATTATTTCATAAAGAAATAATGAGAATCAAAGAGGTGACCCAAACCTCTCAAAAACGAtgtgctatagttcacggATGCTAAAAAACTTGACCTCGCAAATTTCCCTAGATCTACACTACTTTATTAGTACAACAACCCCGCGAGGTTACACAGTTTACGGGTTAAATTTAACACCAAAAAAGACCCACTTCCGGTACACCTTAATTAGCCACGCCCTttcgaaataaaaaaattcgtcgcggTTGTCGAATTTGAGACCGTAGAGTCGACTAGATACTTGAGATCGATCGTTTTACGTGAAAAAATCGGAATTCTGTGAGGTGAGGTTTTGGAGcaaaaaccgtgtgctatagCTCACGGATGCTAAAAAATCTCACCTCGCCGATTTTTAAATAAACGCGCTAAATCTATTGTGTTTTATGAGTTTGATAACTCTGCGAGGTCGATTGCTTGGTGCGAGTCGAATTTTGGGCAAAATTACACTACTTCCGTTACGAATTAGGATTAACCACGCCCCTTTACAAATTCTCGATAAAATTGGCGTCGAAGCGAAGCTTGGCCTAGTTCTAGGAGCCTTTGGGAAAGAAAAACCACTTCTTCTTACTTTCGACTATTTTGATCGTGCTTCTGGCTTGGAGAtgttcggcgacgcgatgGAGAGCATTCGCGGGGCATCAGTTGCTGTGGTGTAAGACTCTATAGTCTAAGGACAGCACGctatgcatgacgtcacatactGCACGCATATATACACGCTACATACACAAATACAGTCACTTGGTATCACAATAGCACATGGTGACAGGATAGGATTCGCTATGCAACATCTCCACCCCGACCGCTTCGATATGCGCAACGGCGCCCAGGAATGGCCTCTCTGGATCGAACACTTCGAACGCTTTCGAATCGCCACGGGCCTCGACAAAAAGGGGGAGAAGATCCAAGTCAACACCCTCCTCTTCCACTTAGGCAGAAAAGCTGAGGAgattttcaaatcgttcaaCCTGACTCAAGCGGACGCCGACAAGTACGACACGGTGAAGCAGAAGCTTCAGCACCACTTCGTCCGGCAACGCAACGTCATTTTCGAACGAGCCGTCTTCAACCAGCGCGTCcagcgcgacggcgaaaacgcgGAGTCATTCGTCACGGCCCTCTTCACGCTCGCCGAGCATTGCGCCTACGACGCCCTCCGCGACGACCTGATACGCGACCGCATTGTCGTGGGAATTCGCGACAACGAGCTATCGCGCAAGCTCCAGCTTCAAGCGGACCTCACCCTCGAAAGGGTCATCACGCAAGTGCGCCAAAATGAGGACATCCACGGCCATCAGCCCGTTGTCCGCGCTCAAGCGTCTATCCCGCACGCTGCAGCTGCTCTCGACGCGGTGGGTGTCTCACGCGCCGCACCCCTTTCTCGCGTGGGAACGACACGCCCCCGCTACAACAAGCCGTCTACAACGACGCACGCCGTCTCCTACGACAGCGAAAAAAGGCCCGGGATGGAGCAGACGAAGTCCTGTGGCTGGTGTGGAAGATCCGCGACACATCCGCGTGACAACTGCCCCGCAGTTAACGCCGATTGCGGACTCTGCGGCAAACATGGCCACTACGCCCGCGTTTGCCGCAGCGCACCCCCCGAACGCGAAACGGACACTCCTGAACCCGATTCGCGCTCGCTcaacgaagtcgtcgaatcggacgACGCTATATTCTTCGGTGATCtacacgtcgacgacgtcaccggcGATTCCCCGGATCAACCGTGGCTCGTGCCTCTGAGAGTGGGCGCGGTTCCGGTGGTTTTCAAGATTGATTCCGGCGCTGACGCTACCGCTATCCCGGACTCTCTCTACCGAACGGTCTTTCGCACCCCGCTGACCCAGCCTACGACTACGCTCAAAGCTGCCTCGGGCGCCGACCTCTCCCTTCTCGGAGCGTTTCGATCGTCTCTTTCACGAACGGACGGACGCATCTCGCTTCCGCAGGAAatcgtctacgtcatcaacgaCCTGCACGTGCCTCTCCTCTCCAGACACGCGAGCACGGCACTTCAACTGATCCGACGGATCGACATACTCGAGCTTCCACGACGCGCTTGTGAGGACTCGATTGTCTCCCTAGACGGCGAACGCCTCAGCTCCAACGCTATTCCTCGTCTCCTCACGggggaagaagagaagacggATCCGCCAGACAAAGCCGACACGCGTCGCGCTCGAAGATCTCCCTGAGAGGAATCGAAACCCGCATCGTTCAGTGTTGTGTTCTGGGAAAGAAGGATGTGGTGTAAGACTCTATAGTCTAAGGACAGCACGctatgcatgacgtcacatactGCACGCATATATACACGCTACATACACAAATACAGTCACTTGGTATCACAATAGCACAGTTGCCTACAGATATTTCATAATTACGCATggtatcgtcgtcgcagcgatTCGTACCGTAGGAGGTTTTCGATCCACACTTTGACCGACATAcaagacgatttcgagcTCGAAAACGCATGAATACTGCGAAGATGGGATTCGGAGTAACGTTGGGTACGTTCCGAAGAGCATACAGCGCCCGATGTCTTCGCTAAGAGAAGATGCGCGTTCAAACGAGAAACATCGAAAAGCGCTATACGGGGAATAGGCGTCCCGGACAAACGAAAAACGCACAAAACGAAATACATATGTAGGTCTCGCTAAAAAatactaaaaaaagaaaaagaagaaaacagaaTGAAACAGACTACCCCCGTCACAACTACATCGTACCAAtataaaattttgaaaaagatatttaattaattaattaatacccCAAATCACGTAAAACTTTCTGACAGCACTAACTCCAAAGACTTCTTCTGCAGCGCGCCGATCAATGACAGGACGTCTCACGAGAGCTATACATATACTCCTTACCATTGCATCACACCCATTGAAATTGTGCCAGCTGTCCAGCATAGAGTAGACACGTTCATTGGGATTGCCCCTGTGCTTCTCTTCTAACGCTGCTTCGCGCTCTTTCTCTCCAGGCAAACGTCGAGAAACCTCTTTCCACTTGTCAATCAGGAAAGGAACCAATTGTTGAAGTTCTTCGTCCGTCACCTGTCGATCAACTACTGTCTCGCTTGAAGTAATAAATCctttttaaataaaaattattcaTTAACATCGTCATTATGATTTGTTTACGCGCTGCATGAGGTCGTTCAGGGTTGGTGGCAGGAGAATCAATGGTTTGACGGCGAGATTCCCGGACTGCTTTTAATTCATTTCTAAAAGTGAGTAATCAGAcatgtttatttatttatttcttgaTAGAAATTCACTTTGTGGTCTGAAGGTCTTCCTTTAGGTgaacgttctctttcttcataTCTCTGCATTGAATTTCCAATTTAGATCTGCAACAAGAATGCTATCTATGATCACATGATAGACGATAATATAAAGAGTGAGTCACGTCAGTCTTTTCACTTTCCAAATCGCGATTTTTGgtcctgaagaaaaattccGTCACGTGATGTTAATCACTATTTCTTGCAATACCTTAGAGCTATATATTACTTCCAAGCAATTCACGGATTGGACTGTCTTCGTTGTTTGCTTTTAGAATCTGAAAAGAATGATCAAGGTCGAGTTGAGCTATTCACTATTCTAATTCCACAAACATCGAGTTGGTCGATCGTTTCTCCTAACATGCGGGCGGTTTCATAGATGCATTCACGACCAAAGTTCTTCTGCAATCTAGGGCATTCAATCTTGCGAATTCCCCACGCTTTTCTCTGCAAAAGAAGGAGCGATGCAAGTCGGTAATTAAAAAACGCCTAATTAAATAGAATaagttttgaaattttaCAAAATAACCTAAAGTGTGGTATCTATAAAGTAGCGATTCCAACTCTAATCTATGTGGTGGGGGTGGGGCCTACAGCGACCTGGCAATGTTTTCCGCAGTAACGTGAAATCTGCAAATCGAGCTGCGATACAATTTGTCACAACGAAATTTTCAATCGCATGGAGAAGGCTTAGAGCTCTCGGATGCATTCTACCTGGCTAGGCACGCGTGGCACACTTTGCCGATCATTGGATCACGCACGGCGAACGCAAATGGCTTTTCttccaggacaattgtccctCGGTCGATTGGCTTTGCTGCTACGAAGCCTTTTCCCTTCGTTTGCGTAACAGTCTCCCGCATGAGGCTTGCAGACGCCATCTTGCGACGTTGCGAAGTCCCGTAATGTCCGGGTGACTCCAGAAAAGcgcgcaattttttcttgacATCGCGGACCAATTTCCTGCCTGCTTAAGCAGCAAAAAGTCAGCACCGACATTGGGGAAAATAATCTTATAGAGTAGTCGCAAATCGCGTTTGAATTCGCGCTCCTGATTGGCTTGCCATAACGTATACCAAATACGTATAAAACATTCACATAACAGACAGTCAAAGAGACGTACAGCGCTCCACACTAAAACAAATACAATCATTTCTAAAACTTACCCATAACGACCATAGCTCAATAAAGAAATGAGTTTTAGCTACTTAACACTATATGTTGTTTAGAGAACTCAACTCAAGGTCTGCGTTATAAGGAGCCGTTCTTGCATCGCCAAAACGCTCGCTGCTCTGAGGGTAACTTGTGTCTAAGCCAACCTTATCGTCAGATCGAGTTCGCTTGCAGCAGGATTGCACTCTTTGATAAGCGTTCTTCCAGAATGTCCGAAAGTCTTTGGCCGCCCAGAAAAACGCAATGAGGAAAATAAGGGAGCAGAGAAtagcgacgcgacgaacgatCAAGAACGCAAAGGTCAAGTTTTCGACGGCCGACTTTTCCTTGTTCGGACACTCGTCGTTCAAATCGAGATAAACGCATTCGACGTAACCACCAAGGTTGTCAAGATCGACGCTATTGCGAaccatgacgacgatgaagccATTAAGTATAACGAAAAATTCAAggacaaagacgacgcttAGGAGAAAGGCGAAGCGACGTTGAAGATCGTCGAGCTGACTGACGTGCTTCTTCTGTTTGGCGTCTTGACCTTGAACCGCGGCAAAAAGCTTCTTTCTATTGAAACTCTATAAAAAAGAGACATGATCACAAAATATTGCCCGCCTATAAGGAAAACTAATTCTTCGACGGCTTAACTGCAGCCCGCAGATGTGCATGTGGACACACCGACTAACTTTTGCATATGGCATGAAGGACATATCATAACTTTCCACTTGTATATACATTTTAACCTAATGCATTTCTACTGGGGGTGTATCGGGAGAGGGAAAGACTTTTACATTTACCAATTAAATTCGTTTGCGTGCATGCATGCCTTGTGCTTTCGGAAAAACACCTTGCACAGTTGCTCGTACGGTATCTATCACCAACTacataattatttattaaaatgGTCCCACAAGTACATTAGCATGATCAATTGCCAATGCATAATACGTGAACAGCCACGGTTTACGGTTTAGTTTACCTGTTTTTTCAGTGTGTAAACCAGATGAACAGCAAAGAATCCGCCCACTGCGACTATGACTTGTTGCGGCAAAACGAATGAAAAATAATGATAGGAAGCGCTGTCTATTGTTGAGCAGACGTAGCAAAGAAGAGGATTAAAGTAAATACCTCCTCCTTTCATCCAATACGGAATGAGTGCAAGCAGAAAAGAGGTACCCCAGACAAAGGACGCCTCAATGACGTGAATTGTGTTTCGGTGAGAAACAAAGAGGCGGCTTTTTGACCGAACAATGGCAAACCAGAGGTTCACGAAGCCAACGACGCACCACGATACGCCAGATGTGAAGCagaaattttgaattatAGCTATGAAAAATACAGAATTTGTGTCCAACACTTTGAATTTCTTACTGCGAGCGATGGAGAAAGTGCAAGCATCCGATCGCAAAGCTTTGAGAAGATCTCGCTCATCGCAGCAAATAGCCTTTTCGCGTCCAAGGAGTCGCCCAACCGCTTCGGAAAATACTGCAAATCAAACGCTACAACGTGTCTGAATGATAAGAAGAATCTTACTTATCGACACAACAGAAATCAGGATATAATACGAAACGATGAGGTGAGGGAACTTCTGCCTGTATAACATGACTTATATTTAACAACAACTATCCACGAAGAGTCGGGGTCTTAATTcaagttaattaaaatgacTCACTACGATTGCTTATATAGCACCAGAATCACCTTCAGCAATAAATTGATTATGGTGCTTCTAACTTCAGGGGCCTGCACTTATTTAAAATTTGACCACTAACTTTGATTTAATTGCTATAATCGCGACCGTAGCGGCGACGAATACCACCAAACCGACAATTGCTGTCACTGCAAAAATAACAGAATCGACGGTGGTTTTCGTCTCTCCAAGCCATTGCCAGTTGAGACACGAAACGTAGCAGCACGGGCTTGAGTCATTTCGGAATGTTAAATCTCTATGGCACcctgacgaagaaaatcaacTCACGAGTTAGAGCATTCTATGAAAATTCGACTACCTAAATTCGAGAACTGATCGAGACAGTATGAATTTATGAGAGACGCAAGAGCCATGCTGCTGATATTGGCTAAACCCATTCCTGCTGTAAGCTGATCATAAGAGACGTTCAATACACGAATTATTCCTCGTATCTCAAACGGAGAGAGCgtttgaaaaatcgaaatttgaCCGCCACCAGGTCGAATAAGGATGTCCAACAACTGGGAGCACTTGTTAGAGCTTAATAAAGGGAGTAGAGAAGGAATGAGACTCTTCACATCCACTTGCTCGATCAAATTTGTCCCCACACCGTGGGGTAGAGAAACTTCGACGTTACAACTGCTTCCATTGACaaaggaaacgtttctctGAGCAGCAATGTCCTCCTTAAAGtcatatacatgtatatagtAACAGGGTGTTTATTTTTCCTACCAAACGTTCCGAGCTCAAGCCCCAGTCGGGAAATGCAAAGACGAGTGATGGTACAGACGCAATGGCAAGCACCAATATACAGCAGCCGATGGCAAAGAGCTTCAGTTTCGCATTTTTAGCTCCGCCTTGCAACGCCACCATTATCAGTCTCACGTGAGCAAGCGTGAGAACATATGTGGCTGGCACGCGACAATCGTGGACTCGAATGATAATAGACACATGTATCTAATTACCGAAAAGTTCGAACAATATTTCATAGAGTCTCATGTCTAGCCGATTTTAGGCCGTTTCCCATCGTATTCCGGCCGATACTGTAGAATGACGAATAAAACAATTAATTTCAAATATTTACAATTATCAGAAAGGGACGTCGATCTTTGCATCCACTCATCGTTCAAAGTCGAGACAATAAAACTGTGGCCCCCGTTGGGAGTTTAGTGTCACCAGGGTCACGAGAATTTCGGTCCCTCCAGCCGCTCTGAACATCTCCCGCTCGACCATAATTCTAACTACAACGAAACAAATCTCTAATCGCGATCTCGATCGTCGGAGCTAGAGCCGCGCCTCGACATATAGAGCGAAGTATCAATTCGGCTCGATCTCGCGCGATGGAGAATGACTGGAACGAATCTAGCTTCAATCCAGGTAACAGCGCAGACTTTCGTAGTACGTTTAAATGAAACGATCAACTTCCAGACCTCGAAAAACCTTCCTTAGTAGCTTTGGTACTGGAGCACTATTCTCACGTGATCGCGCAAGCGCAATCGTTCCGACTCAACGAGCCTCAGAGCTACAGACTAAAGCGAGACGTGCAACTGTTCTTCGATCGCCTTCAAGTGCATATTCGATGTCTGGTACGGTCTAACTTACGTCTCAGCCC
This is a stretch of genomic DNA from Oscarella lobularis chromosome 16, ooOscLobu1.1, whole genome shotgun sequence. It encodes these proteins:
- the LOC136196792 gene encoding uncharacterized protein, with translation MGLANISSMALASLINSYCLDQFSNLGCHRDLTFRNDSSPCCYVSCLNWQWLGETKTTVDSVIFAVTAIVGLVVFVAATVAIIAIKSKQKFPHLIVSYYILISVVSIIFSEAVGRLLGREKAICCDERDLLKALRSDACTFSIARTIIQNFCFTSGVSWCVVGFVNLWFAIVRSKSRLFVSHRNTIHVIEASFVWGTSFLLALIPYWMKGGGIYFNPLLCYVCSTIDSASYHYFSFVLPQQVIVAVGGFFAVHLVYTLKKQSFNRKKLFAAVQGQDAKQKKHVSQLDDLQRRFAFLLSVVFVLEFFVILNGFIVVMVRNSVDLDNLGGYVECVYLDLNDECPNKEKSAVENLTFAFLIVRRVAILCSLIFLIAFFWAAKDFRTFWKNAYQRVQSCCKRTRSDDKVGLDTSYPQSSERFGDARTAPYNADLELSSLNNI